A section of the Brachyhypopomus gauderio isolate BG-103 chromosome 13, BGAUD_0.2, whole genome shotgun sequence genome encodes:
- the prr35 gene encoding LOW QUALITY PROTEIN: proline-rich protein 35 (The sequence of the model RefSeq protein was modified relative to this genomic sequence to represent the inferred CDS: inserted 6 bases in 5 codons; deleted 5 bases in 4 codons; substituted 2 bases at 2 genomic stop codons), with product MPKEDCKMASVCKHKERKPKKPHYIPRPFGKPYNYKCFQCPFTCMEKSHLYNHMXYSLCKNSLSLLIESDWPYKKGNLLPSDHLRLQQGVHXASQGAPGAGAGAEDFPGQPRSLELSFTDEPDESDTGDKNTDGGAGQSEATEMMASESPEVEDCPRGGAKRAKQEAELVMADAFSLEEQLLRARSVEVEAKLRHYRLSKTCLSGPAALLSEQWRILSNQTVSTKAKSDSVASSLPCYPPVPPSGHGDCPDTSSLNLSLLGVGYQLTPGLFSYLNPTLNTTSCGYHSASPAQISTLPFLASAAQLTHTHTHSHTHSDRTLLPPRLYYPFLCEQTPEVQPLLELRETPLKPLNPPLPLQMPLLPPTPPKVNMWKVPALWPPPVRPRPQPGAHLATGPQRQGGPTPSASIATDRLLSHGFGTEPGSWVEEKERGLEREENSVVALLRDLSSALQEYHRTEEQAALLPEQRHLWXHLGKIRSELSHIQQALERTARHSEGPLDLSIKKDSIAMTTMGGSFRQGVPGGRKEMKDEMGSDTEEEGERDEVEEDGEIRXERRKHSLDMLIKLNHAGAXLWXSRIPMVKTEVLSGGGMEMRAEXAEALWHRTTTKCEADSSVLLCSKTPNRPPSIHHLDAVSPCPLTTTDT from the exons ATGCCAAAGGAAGACTGTAAGATGGCTTCAGTCTGCAAACATAAAGAGAGGAAACCTAAGAAGCCTCACTACATTCCGCGGCCCTTTGGTAAACCGTACAACTACAAGTGCTTCCAGTGCCCCTTCACCTGTATGGAGAAATCACACCTGTACAACCACA AATACAGCCTGTGCAAGAACTCCCTGTCACTGCTCATCGAGTCCGACTGGCCCTATAAGAAAGGCAACCTGCTACCATCCGACCACCTCCGACTCCAGCAGGGGGTCCA AGCCAGCCAAGGAGCACCCGGAGCAGGAGCAGGGGCGGAGGACTTCCCTGGGCAGCCCCGGAGCCTGGAGCTCAGCTTCACGGATGAGCCTGATGAATCAGATACGGGTGACAAAAACACAGACGGAGGAGCTGGTCAATCAGAGGCTACAGAGATGATGGCCAGTGAAAGTCCAGAGGTGGAGGATTGTCCAAGGGGAGGAGCTAAGCGAGCAAAGCAGGAGGCGGAGCTTGTGATGGCGGATGCATTCTCACTGGAGGAGCAGCTATTGCGGGCGCGCTCAGTGGAGGTGGAG GCTAAGCTACGTCACTATCGGCTGTCCAAGACCTGCTTGTCCGGGCCTGCTGCCCTGCTCTCTGAACAGTGGCGTATCCTTAGCAACCAGACTGTCAGTACCAAGGCCAAATCAGACTCAGTAGCCAGTTCCCTGCCTTGTTACCCCCCCGTCCCT CCCTCAGGACACGGGGACTGCCCTGACACCTCCagcctcaatctctctctgctcGGGGTTGGATACCAGCTGACCCCTGGCCTCTTCTCTTACCTTAaccccaccctcaacaccaccagcTGCGGTTACCACAGC GCCAGCCCGGCACAGATCAGCACGCTGCCTTTCTTGGCATCGGCAGCCCAACtgacacatacgcacacacactcacacacacactcggatcGCACACTGCTGCCCCCCCGCCTCTACTACCCCTTCCTGTGCGAGCAGACACCAGAGGTTCAGCCCCTGCTGGAGCTGCGGGAGACCCCGTTAAAGCCGCTAAACCCCCCACTACCACTGCAGATGCCCCTgctcccacccacaccccccaaaGTCAACATGTGGAAGGTTCCGGCACTGTGGCCTCCTCCAGTCAGGCCTCGCCCACAGCCTGGGGCTCACCTAGCCACTGGTCCTCAGAGACAGGGAG GGCCCACACCCTCTGCTTCCATAGCAACCGACAGGCTTCTCTCACATGG GTTTGGGACAGAGCCAGGGAGCTGGGTGGAAGAGAAGGAACGTGGgctagagagggaggagaactCCGTGGTGGCTCTCCTGAGGGATCTTTCCTCAGCACTGCAGGAATACCACCGCACCGAAGAGCAGGCCGCCCTGCTGCCTGAACAGCGCCACCTAT CGCACCTGGGCAAAATCCGTTCTGAGCTCTCCCACATTCAGCAGGCTCTGGAGCGGACAGCACGCCACAGCGAAGGACCCTTGGACCTGTCCATCAAAAAGGACTCTATTGCCATGACGACCATGGGGGGAAGCTTCAGGCAAGGTGTCCCAGGAGGAAGAAAGGAAATGAAAGATGAAATGGGTTCTGacacggaggaggagggagagagggatgaggtggaggaagatggagagatAC AGGAGAGGCGGAAGCACTCTCTGGACATGCTTATCAAGCTGAACCACGCCGGCGCATAGCTCTGGTGAAGTCGG ATTCCCATGGTGAAGACGGAGGTGTTGTCCGGTGGAGGGATGGAGATGAGGGCGG GGGCGGAGGCCCTGTGGCACAGGACCACCACCAAGTGTGAGGCTGACTCCAGCGTGCTGCTCTGCTCCAAAACACCCAACCGCCCCCCCTCCATACACCACCTGGATGCGGTGTCTCCATGTCCTCTGACAACCACTGACACCTAA